AGACTACTTGCCATAGGTTTTATCGTTATTACCGCCCGCGACGAGAATCGCGGCGGTCGCTCTTGGCCGGCCCGCGTCCTGCGGAGTCCGGTCGGCGTGAACCTTCACTGCTGCGCCCGGAGCTGCGCTTGTCGGCGCTACGGCCGCCCCAGCCGCTGCTGCGCTCATCGCCGCTGCGACCTGCACCACGCCCGCCTTGACCCGCTGCACCGCGACTGCTGTCGCTGCTGCTGCGCGCGGAACCACGGCCTGCGCTGCGCTCGTCGCCACTGCGGCCGCCACTACGACCACCGCTGCGTCCACCTTCGCCGCCACGGGAACCACCACGACCGCCACGTCCGCCTTCGCTGCGGCCGGTACGACCTGCGCCGCGACGGGCACTGCCTGTCCCTGCGGAGCGTCCGCCAGAACGTTCTTCATCACCCTGACTGTTGATGGAACGTCTATTTGCTCCAGTTGATGCTACCGGACCTTCACTTGTCCACTGGATACGGGACAGCTTCTGATTGGTGCCTTCCTCAATACGAGCAAGCTCCGGTCTGTCGTGCTGTGTTGCAAATGTCACGGCAAGACCCGTGCCGCCAGCACGACCCGTACGGCCGATCCGGTGGATATAGCTTTCCGCATCATGCGGCATATCGTAGTTGAATACATGCGTTACGCCTTCAACATCCAGTCCGCGTGCCGCAACATCCGTAGCAACGAGGATTTGCAATTTCGCGTCGCGGAATGCTTTCATTACGTTCTCACGCTTGGATTGAGACAAATCACCATGAAGTTCATCGCTCGCATAACCTGCTTCACGCAGATCTTCATTCAGCTTGGATGCACGGCGCTTGGTCCGGCAGAAAACAATTGCCAGGTACGGGCGATACGTATCAATCATGCCGCGAAGTGCCTCAAGTTTGCCACGATCCGTGCACTCCAGCACCTGCTGGCGAATCTGATTGATCGGAATCACGGACTTGGAGGATACCTTCACATCCTCCGGGTCTTTCATGTAGTTCTTCGCCAGGTTGCGAATGCCTTTCGGCATCGTTGCCGAGAACAGCATTGTCTGACGTTTGTGTGGCAGTTCACTAAGGATGGTCTCAACATCATCCAGGAAGCCCATGTGCAGCATTTGGTCGGCTTCATCCAGCACAAGTTTCTTAACATTATCCAGCTTCAACGTGCCACGACGCAGATGGTCCAGGAGACGTCCCGGCGTACCAATCACGATCTGTGTGCCGTTTTGCAGCTTGCGCAGCTGTTTGTCCACATCTTGTCCGCCGTATACCGCGAGAACATGCAGCTTATCGTCGTTTGCAGTCAGCTTCTTCGCTTCTTCCGTAATTTGCAGCGCCAGCTCCCGCGTAGGGGCAATAATCAGTGCTTGCGGCGAGCGGTCGGATACATTAATTTTCTGAATAATCGGCAGCAAAAAAGCCAGTGTTTTCCCTGTACCCGTCTGTGCCTCAGCAATAATATCACGCCCACCCAGCAATACCGGAATCGAACGCTCCTGTACCGGAGTCGGCACGGCGATGCCCTGATGTTTCAGGATCTCGCACCATTCCGGGCGAATGCCCAGTTGTTCAAAGTTTGCCAATCGTTACACCTCTGTATATTCATTTAGATAAGTCCATTTCATAATTGCTTTCACTTGGCTTCAATCAAGACTAGTTTTCCGTATATCAATCATGATTATGAAATGAATTTTTTAAAAAGCAATCGGTCCGTTGCTCTTCTTCTCCATACCCTGTAGTTTACACGTTAGTCAAGCAAAACAAAAGGGGATCAGGCGTTACTTTCCTGCATTTGTCCACAAATGTCCCGGATCGTTGTGTTTAAAGCCTTAACGAATCATACAGACCTTATACCGCAGTCATGGAAACCTGTGAAATTGTGACGAACTTCAGCCACGCTATAGACCTCAACTAACTAAGCATTTTGCTGACATAAACAAAAAAGGGCCGTCCCTGTCATGATCCATCATGACTTGCAGGACAGCACCTATCATCTATCAATGATACTCATTTGGATTCAACTATAGCTATGAATTAGGAACTGTGCCCTTGCACCGTAGCAAATCCGCTCTTCTCAAGCAAACGAGAGCTTTCCTCGTTCAGTCCGCGCAGATGCACCGTTTTGCCCAGCTTCGCATATTTGAACTTCACTTTACCAATGGCAACAACCGCCGTATTATCCCAAATATGTGAGCCACCAAAATCAATCGTGATTTCCTGCGGATCAGCCTCAGCATTGAACTCATCGACGAAGCGGGAAGATGAACCGAAGAAGAACGGTCCGTGGACCCGATAGACCTTCTGCCCCTGCTCCTCATATGCCTGCACACGAATCTTGGTCTGTTTCCAACCAAAATGAAGCACACTAAGCACAACGCCGACCATCACACCGATAGACAGATCGTGGGTGTACACCACAATGGCAACTGTGACTACCATAACGAAGGCTTCCGCACGTGGCACACGCGCAATGTTCTTGATGGAACTCCAGTCAAACGTACCGATGCACACCATAAACATCACACCTACGAGTGCGCCCATTGGCACCTCTTTCACTACACCGCTAAGCAATAACAACAATATGGCTAGAAAAGCCCCAGCCGTAAATGTCGATAATCGACCTCGACCACCAGACTTCACATTAATAACCGACTGTCCAATCATCGCGCAACCACCCATGCCACCGAAAAGGCCATTAACAAAGTTGGCAATACCCTGACCACGTACTTCGCGGTTTTTGCTGCTCTTGGTCTCGGTCATTTCATCCACAATCGTTGCAGTCAGCAAAGATTCCAGCAAACCTACCAGAGCCATCGTGAACGAATACGGCAGCAGAATCATTAGCGTATTGAGGGACCAGTCGATATTCGGCAGATGGAACATAGGCAGGGTACTGGTCAGATTCCCCATATCCCCTACAGTTTTGACGTCCAGATGTAATAGCGCCGTAATGATCGTCATAATCACAATGGCAATCAGTGGAGCCGGAACACTTTTGAAAAACCGTGGCAAAATATAAATGATCGCCAGCGTACCCGCTACCATCGCATACATGATCCAGTTCGCACCTGTGAAATGGGTCAGCTGAGCCATAAAGATCAGAATCGCCAGCGCGTTCACAAACCCGGTCAGTACCGAATGAGGCACAAATGTGATAAACCGACCAACCTTGAAAATCCCCAAAATAAACTGGATTATACCTGTCAGAATTGTAGCGGCGAACAGATATTCCACGCCATAATCCTTGACGAGTCCCACCATCAGTACCGCCATAGCGCCCGTTGCGGCCGAGATCATGCCCGGTCTTCCGCCCGCAATCGAGATCACGATGGCAATCGTAATCGAAGCATACAATCCCACCATCGGATCGACACCCGCAATGATCGAGAAGGCAATGGCTTCCGGAATAAGCGCCAGCGCTACCGTAATACCTGCCAGCACGTCCCCGCGAATGTTACCAAACCATTGTTGTTTTAAAGTATTCATATCGTCCTTTGCCGGTCCTCCTACGTATTTAAACTCAAATTTGACTTGTCTCCTGAACGGCAATGGAATGGTTCGTCACTGAGCAACTACAACAAACAACACAAAACAGCGGAATACCCTCCCGCAAAAATGTGTCTATATAAGTTGAAAACATGTTGGATTGACCATGATCCGAATAAGTTATCCGATACCATGTCTGAACATGTCTCATCCGTTCCAGTGTGCACCTCTTATTTCCACTACAACATTCAGGTGTCTTGCTTTCGAGGCATCGTGAGCCAATCACAAGTTCTCTAGGTTTTCCCCTCTCAGAAAAACCGGGTCCGTTAATGTACTGACCTATTATTATAGTCCCAGAGTCTCTTCTACACGAACAGAGTATGTATCCGTAATTGGTATATTATCTTGTATTATCTCTTATATATGTAAAATATCTCAGTTATGCTCTGTTTATCTTGTTTAAATATTCCCCTCCATGCCCAAACAAAAAAAAGCCGCTAATGCTCCCCTGACAGGAAACTTAACGACTCTCTTGATTACGTCTACACTTAAAATCTCCCCGATTTAAATATCGAATAGAGCAAGAAGGCCACCATCAGAATGGCTACCAGAAAACCGATCTCAATGACCGGAATATCCCACAGCATGGTTGACTGGTGACTGATCGAAGAACCGATGATCAATCCAACCATAATGATACAAAATGCGAGCAGTACAATACTAAAAGACAGCCGATTACTGATCTGGTCCATTCTGCGCATGAGCGCATCCAGTTCGGGGACACTGATCTCCAACCTCAGCTTACCTTTGCTAATAATGGAAGACAATTGCCTTAACTGTCCTGGCAGACCCATGACACTTTCGGCCATATCCGCAGCACTGCGGAACAGACGGTTCTTGATCCTCCCAGGATTGAAGCGTTCCTTGATCAGCTTTCGACCAAATGGTTCTGCCATATCTACGATACTCAAGGAAGGATCGAGATGTTCGATGACACCTTCCATCGTGAGTAGCGATTTCCCTAGCAGCAGAATGTCGGCAGGCATCACAACCCGATGTCGCTGCGCCACGCCGAACAGATCATTCAATGCCTGACCCACGCTGATTTTGGAGAAGGGAATATCGTAGTATTTGCTGCGCAGCTTGTCCAGATCGTTATGAAGCCCTCTCAGATCCATATCATCCGGCATCATGCCCAGCTTCTCAATCGCCCGAATCATGCTGTCCGTATCTTTGCGCATCAATCCAATAATGAGCGAAGCCAGGTGCTGCTTCATCTCATCGCTCAGACTTCCTACCATGCCGAAGTCAATAAAGGCAAGCCTGCCATCCTTCAGAACCATCAGATTGCCCGGATGTGGATCCGCATGAAAGAATCCATGAATGAAAATCTGATTCAACAACGAATCCACCAGCCGCTGCGCAATGTTATTCAGATCATGCCCACGTTTAATCAACTCGTCACGGTCATTGAGCTTGATGCCTTCGATGTACTCCATGGTGAGCACACGAGAAGAAGTTTGATCCCAATAGATCAGTGGTATTTTCACTTTGCTATCCTGCTGATATTGCTGTGCAATCTTTTCCGTATTACGTCCCTCGACGGTA
This window of the Paenibacillus marchantiae genome carries:
- a CDS encoding SulP family inorganic anion transporter, with translation MNTLKQQWFGNIRGDVLAGITVALALIPEAIAFSIIAGVDPMVGLYASITIAIVISIAGGRPGMISAATGAMAVLMVGLVKDYGVEYLFAATILTGIIQFILGIFKVGRFITFVPHSVLTGFVNALAILIFMAQLTHFTGANWIMYAMVAGTLAIIYILPRFFKSVPAPLIAIVIMTIITALLHLDVKTVGDMGNLTSTLPMFHLPNIDWSLNTLMILLPYSFTMALVGLLESLLTATIVDEMTETKSSKNREVRGQGIANFVNGLFGGMGGCAMIGQSVINVKSGGRGRLSTFTAGAFLAILLLLLSGVVKEVPMGALVGVMFMVCIGTFDWSSIKNIARVPRAEAFVMVVTVAIVVYTHDLSIGVMVGVVLSVLHFGWKQTKIRVQAYEEQGQKVYRVHGPFFFGSSSRFVDEFNAEADPQEITIDFGGSHIWDNTAVVAIGKVKFKYAKLGKTVHLRGLNEESSRLLEKSGFATVQGHSS
- a CDS encoding DEAD/DEAH box helicase, whose translation is MANFEQLGIRPEWCEILKHQGIAVPTPVQERSIPVLLGGRDIIAEAQTGTGKTLAFLLPIIQKINVSDRSPQALIIAPTRELALQITEEAKKLTANDDKLHVLAVYGGQDVDKQLRKLQNGTQIVIGTPGRLLDHLRRGTLKLDNVKKLVLDEADQMLHMGFLDDVETILSELPHKRQTMLFSATMPKGIRNLAKNYMKDPEDVKVSSKSVIPINQIRQQVLECTDRGKLEALRGMIDTYRPYLAIVFCRTKRRASKLNEDLREAGYASDELHGDLSQSKRENVMKAFRDAKLQILVATDVAARGLDVEGVTHVFNYDMPHDAESYIHRIGRTGRAGGTGLAVTFATQHDRPELARIEEGTNQKLSRIQWTSEGPVASTGANRRSINSQGDEERSGGRSAGTGSARRGAGRTGRSEGGRGGRGGSRGGEGGRSGGRSGGRSGDERSAGRGSARSSSDSSRGAAGQGGRGAGRSGDERSSGWGGRSADKRSSGRSSEGSRRPDSAGRGPAKSDRRDSRRGR
- a CDS encoding ABC1 kinase family protein, translating into MAVRIKHVGRYREIAMALVRHGFGYMVEELGLFQLLAIPRRWMSREAHTTKTLSERIRLVLQELGPAFVKLGQLASTRADLLPESVIRELVKLQDQVPPFSSETARGILEQELDTPLEEIFSRFEDTPVAAASIGQVHLGKLRSGEAVAIKIQRPGISRIVQRDLDILRELTAMAEKRWDWVKQYQIPQMVEEYAQALMAELDYTVEGRNTEKIAQQYQQDSKVKIPLIYWDQTSSRVLTMEYIEGIKLNDRDELIKRGHDLNNIAQRLVDSLLNQIFIHGFFHADPHPGNLMVLKDGRLAFIDFGMVGSLSDEMKQHLASLIIGLMRKDTDSMIRAIEKLGMMPDDMDLRGLHNDLDKLRSKYYDIPFSKISVGQALNDLFGVAQRHRVVMPADILLLGKSLLTMEGVIEHLDPSLSIVDMAEPFGRKLIKERFNPGRIKNRLFRSAADMAESVMGLPGQLRQLSSIISKGKLRLEISVPELDALMRRMDQISNRLSFSIVLLAFCIIMVGLIIGSSISHQSTMLWDIPVIEIGFLVAILMVAFLLYSIFKSGRF